One Streptomyces drozdowiczii DNA segment encodes these proteins:
- a CDS encoding extracellular solute-binding protein, translating to MVMAGVLAGCGSDGDSGGGGATLTAYVYGDDAVKVQQAAVKEFNKTSDVKVKLVSVPGTDYVNKLRSAMGSPSAPDIFFNWGGGSIKPYVDANQLVDLTSTFKDDATLKNGFLPSIVTAGSLDGKVYGVPMRGMQPVMLFYNKTLFAENGVQVPKTWEDLQKAIKTFKGKGVTPFALGGSDKWPELMWMEYLLDRIGGPDVFRKIQNGDSSAWGDPAVLKTAQTVKQLVDDGAFGENFNSVDYGNGGAPTLLNKGKAAMHLMGSWEYSTQLGKAPDFAKKDLGWAPFPTVAGGVGDPADVVGNPTNYWSVNARTKHKDAAIAFLKTMASKSYAQALVDNGDVPTTSNAASMLSGSPNPKFATDQYEMVQKAPDFTLSWDQALESKIATPLLTEISKLFAGKSTPEQFVAAMKAVK from the coding sequence ATGGTCATGGCGGGAGTCCTGGCGGGCTGCGGATCGGACGGTGACAGCGGAGGCGGCGGCGCCACGCTGACCGCGTACGTCTACGGCGACGACGCCGTGAAGGTGCAGCAGGCCGCGGTCAAGGAGTTCAACAAGACCTCCGACGTCAAGGTCAAGCTCGTCTCCGTCCCCGGCACGGACTACGTCAACAAGCTCCGCAGCGCCATGGGTTCCCCGAGCGCCCCCGACATCTTCTTCAACTGGGGCGGCGGCTCGATCAAGCCGTACGTGGACGCGAACCAGCTGGTCGACCTCACCTCGACGTTCAAGGACGACGCCACCCTGAAGAACGGCTTCCTGCCGTCGATCGTCACCGCGGGCAGCCTCGACGGGAAGGTCTACGGCGTCCCGATGCGCGGTATGCAGCCCGTGATGCTCTTCTACAACAAGACCCTCTTCGCCGAGAACGGCGTCCAGGTCCCCAAGACCTGGGAGGACCTCCAGAAGGCCATCAAGACCTTCAAGGGCAAGGGCGTCACCCCGTTCGCGCTCGGCGGCTCCGACAAGTGGCCCGAGCTGATGTGGATGGAGTACCTGCTCGACCGGATCGGCGGCCCCGACGTCTTCCGCAAGATCCAGAACGGCGACAGCTCCGCCTGGGGCGACCCGGCCGTCCTGAAGACCGCCCAGACCGTCAAGCAGCTCGTGGACGACGGCGCCTTCGGGGAGAACTTCAACTCCGTCGACTACGGCAACGGCGGTGCGCCCACCCTGCTCAACAAGGGCAAGGCGGCCATGCACCTGATGGGTTCGTGGGAGTACTCCACGCAGCTCGGCAAGGCGCCCGACTTCGCCAAGAAGGACCTCGGCTGGGCGCCCTTCCCGACCGTCGCGGGCGGCGTCGGCGACCCGGCCGACGTGGTCGGCAACCCCACGAACTACTGGTCGGTGAACGCCCGCACCAAGCACAAGGACGCGGCCATAGCCTTCCTGAAGACCATGGCGTCCAAGTCGTACGCGCAGGCCCTCGTGGACAACGGCGACGTGCCCACCACCTCCAACGCCGCCTCCATGCTCAGCGGCTCACCCAACCCGAAGTTCGCCACCGACCAGTACGAGATGGTCCAGAAGGCCCCCGACTTCACCCTGTCCTGGGACCAGGCGCTCGAGTCCAAGATCGCCACCCCGCTGCTCACCGAGATCAGCAAGCTGTTCGCCGGCAAGTCCACGCCCGAGCAGTTCGTCGCCGCGATGAAGGCCGTCAAGTAA
- a CDS encoding carbohydrate ABC transporter permease, translated as MSTDTRPATRPAQPLTRTRPATPRRRRRWGNPLAGLGSLVWLVLVIVPLYTLVSSSLMHQDEALNGDPLAVPTDPTLENYRTVLDSGFSTMLSNTAIVAVATVAIVLVLSIPVAYVAVRTRSRLSGLAFRTFLLGVAIPAQAVIVPLYLLISKMGLYDSLPAIILPTAAFAMPVAVLILSGTMRDVSEEMYEAMALDGASSLRMLWQLAIPMSKAGISTVAIYTALQAWNGFLFPLILTQSEENRVLTLGLFNFMSQFGVNIPAVLAAIVLSVVPIFAVYLVARKALVNGLMGVGGK; from the coding sequence ATGTCGACCGACACCCGCCCCGCGACGCGCCCCGCGCAGCCCCTGACCCGTACCCGCCCCGCCACCCCGCGGCGCCGGCGCAGGTGGGGCAACCCGCTGGCCGGCCTCGGCTCGCTGGTCTGGCTCGTGCTCGTGATCGTCCCGCTCTACACGCTGGTCTCGTCCTCGCTGATGCACCAGGACGAGGCGCTGAACGGCGACCCGCTGGCCGTCCCGACCGACCCCACGCTCGAGAACTACCGCACGGTCCTGGACAGCGGCTTCTCCACGATGCTCTCCAACACGGCGATCGTCGCCGTGGCCACGGTGGCGATCGTGCTGGTCCTCTCGATCCCCGTCGCGTACGTCGCGGTACGCACCCGCAGCAGGCTCTCCGGACTCGCCTTCCGCACCTTCCTGCTCGGCGTCGCCATCCCCGCCCAGGCCGTGATCGTGCCGCTCTACCTGCTCATCAGCAAGATGGGCCTGTACGACAGCCTGCCGGCCATCATCCTGCCGACCGCCGCGTTCGCGATGCCGGTGGCGGTGCTGATCCTCAGCGGCACCATGCGCGACGTCTCCGAGGAGATGTACGAGGCCATGGCGCTCGACGGCGCCTCCTCGCTGCGGATGCTGTGGCAGCTGGCGATCCCGATGTCCAAGGCGGGCATCAGCACGGTCGCGATCTACACGGCGCTCCAGGCATGGAACGGCTTCCTGTTCCCGCTGATCCTGACCCAGTCGGAGGAGAACCGGGTGCTGACCCTCGGTCTCTTCAACTTCATGTCCCAGTTCGGGGTGAACATCCCGGCCGTGCTCGCCGCGATCGTGCTCTCCGTCGTACCGATCTTCGCCGTGTACCTCGTGGCACGGAAGGCACTGGTCAACGGACTGATGGGGGTGGGCGGCAAGTAG
- a CDS encoding LacI family DNA-binding transcriptional regulator has product MSPANVQSHQENAPAAAPSDGTATLAEIARAAGVSAPTVSKVLNGRADVAPGTRTKVEELLLQHGYRRRRGSTTQSQLIDLVFHELDSAWAMEVVRGVENVAREEGLSLVLSESAGRLSPGQTWVDGVLARRPVGVILVLSDLTAAQRAQLTSRSIPYAVVDPAGDPGDDIPSVGTTNWQGGLAATRHLTGLGHRRIGVVAGPSRMMCSRARVDGYRAALETAGVPIDQSLIREAEFSHEAGYAAGMELLRSADRPTAVFAGNDLQALGVYEAARELGLRIPEDLSVVGFDDLPLTRWIGPPLTTVRQPLIEMAETAARLVLDLGRGRQPATTRVDLATNLVVRSSTAPPCR; this is encoded by the coding sequence ATGAGCCCCGCAAACGTCCAGTCACATCAGGAGAATGCGCCTGCCGCAGCGCCGTCGGACGGCACTGCCACGCTGGCGGAAATCGCCCGAGCGGCCGGAGTCTCGGCTCCGACAGTTTCGAAGGTGCTGAACGGCCGCGCCGATGTCGCGCCCGGTACGCGCACCAAGGTCGAGGAGCTGCTGCTCCAGCACGGCTACCGCCGCAGACGCGGCTCGACCACGCAGTCGCAACTCATCGACCTGGTCTTCCACGAGCTGGACAGCGCGTGGGCCATGGAGGTCGTACGCGGGGTGGAGAACGTCGCCCGCGAGGAGGGGCTGAGCCTGGTCCTCTCGGAGAGCGCGGGCCGCCTCAGCCCCGGGCAGACCTGGGTCGACGGGGTGCTGGCCCGCCGGCCGGTCGGGGTCATCCTGGTGCTGTCCGACCTCACCGCCGCCCAGCGCGCGCAGCTCACCAGCCGCAGCATCCCGTACGCGGTGGTGGACCCGGCCGGCGACCCGGGCGACGACATCCCGTCGGTCGGTACGACGAACTGGCAGGGCGGTCTCGCCGCGACCCGCCACCTCACCGGGCTCGGCCACCGCAGGATCGGCGTCGTCGCCGGGCCGTCCCGGATGATGTGCAGCCGCGCCCGGGTGGACGGCTACCGCGCCGCCCTGGAGACGGCGGGCGTGCCGATCGACCAGTCGCTGATCCGCGAGGCCGAGTTCTCGCACGAGGCGGGGTACGCGGCCGGGATGGAGCTGCTGCGCTCGGCGGACCGGCCGACCGCCGTCTTCGCGGGCAACGACCTCCAGGCGCTCGGTGTGTACGAGGCGGCGCGCGAGCTGGGTCTGCGCATCCCGGAGGACCTGAGCGTCGTGGGCTTCGACGACCTGCCGCTCACCCGGTGGATCGGGCCGCCGCTGACGACGGTGCGCCAGCCCCTGATCGAGATGGCCGAGACGGCGGCCCGGCTGGTCCTGGACCTGGGCCGCGGCCGGCAGCCCGCGACGACCCGGGTGGACCTGGCGACGAATCTGGTGGTCCGCAGCAGTACGGCGCCGCCCTGCCGCTGA
- a CDS encoding WD40/YVTN/BNR-like repeat-containing protein, with the protein MTDVLLTVGTRKGLFIGRRRGGTWEFEGPHFNAQAIYSVAIDTRGDRTRLLVGGDSAHWGPSVFHSDDLGASWVEPKTPAVKFPEFTGTSLERVWQLQPAGPEAPGVVYAGTEPAALFRSEDGGESFELVRPLWEHPTRSRWVPGGGGEGLHTILTDERDARAVTVAVSTAGVFRTTDGGASWTPANKGVSAVFLPDPDPEFGQCVHKVSRDAADPDRLYLQNHWGVFRSDDAGGRWTDIGAGLPSDFGFAVAAHPHRADTAYVFPINADADRVPAEHRCRVFRTTDAGAHWEPLSAGLPESAHYGTVLRDALCTDDADPAGVYFGNRNGELYASADDGDSWEQLASHLPDVLCVRAAAVEV; encoded by the coding sequence ATGACCGATGTACTGCTCACCGTGGGCACCCGCAAGGGGCTCTTCATCGGCCGCAGGCGCGGCGGCACATGGGAGTTCGAGGGGCCTCATTTCAACGCCCAGGCGATCTACTCGGTCGCCATCGACACCCGGGGCGACCGGACCCGGCTGCTGGTCGGCGGCGACAGCGCGCACTGGGGCCCGTCCGTCTTCCACTCCGACGACCTGGGCGCGAGCTGGGTCGAACCGAAGACCCCGGCCGTGAAGTTCCCGGAGTTCACCGGGACCTCGCTGGAGCGGGTGTGGCAGTTGCAGCCGGCGGGGCCCGAGGCGCCGGGCGTCGTCTACGCGGGCACGGAGCCGGCCGCGCTCTTCCGGTCCGAGGACGGGGGCGAGTCGTTCGAGCTGGTGCGCCCGCTGTGGGAGCACCCGACGCGTTCGCGCTGGGTGCCCGGCGGGGGCGGCGAGGGGCTGCACACGATCCTGACCGACGAGCGGGACGCGCGCGCCGTGACGGTCGCGGTGTCCACCGCCGGGGTGTTCCGGACGACCGACGGCGGTGCGAGCTGGACCCCGGCCAACAAGGGGGTCTCGGCGGTCTTCCTGCCCGACCCGGACCCGGAGTTCGGCCAGTGCGTGCACAAGGTCAGCCGGGACGCGGCCGACCCGGACCGCCTCTACCTCCAGAACCACTGGGGGGTCTTCCGCAGCGACGACGCCGGGGGCCGCTGGACGGACATCGGCGCGGGCCTGCCCTCGGACTTCGGCTTCGCGGTGGCCGCCCACCCGCACCGCGCGGACACGGCGTACGTCTTCCCGATCAACGCGGACGCCGACCGGGTGCCCGCCGAGCACCGCTGCCGGGTCTTCCGGACCACCGACGCGGGCGCCCACTGGGAGCCGCTGTCGGCGGGCCTGCCGGAGAGCGCGCACTACGGCACGGTGCTGCGCGATGCGCTCTGCACGGACGACGCGGACCCGGCGGGGGTCTACTTCGGCAACCGCAACGGCGAGTTGTACGCGAGCGCGGACGACGGGGACAGCTGGGAGCAACTGGCCTCGCATCTGCCGGACGTGCTGTGCGTACGGGCGGCGGCGGTCGAGGTGTGA
- a CDS encoding carbohydrate ABC transporter permease: protein MSHVSSSPKVRGGRKAAAGNVGRPPVAWALPGILFFALFAIVPLAIAVYLSFCHWDGLNSPTSAGTANWTRLFKDPEFRQAAWLSLLLTTISWLFQTPVALLLGVWAAGRQRSRAVLSAVFFIPLLLSTTAIAMLFHALLDPNFGVIKEIGPWFGIDPNIMGSSTGALLTVAFVGGWQFMPFHTLIYQGGTRQIPQVLYQAAEIDGAGMFRQFFHITLPQLRNTITTSSVLMIVGSLTYFDTVLIMTKGGPGTDTTILPYLMYRTGFQTYDLGYAAAIATALVVVATALSLILVRFSGFGNMRSTREGM from the coding sequence ATGTCCCACGTCTCCTCGTCACCCAAGGTGCGCGGAGGACGGAAGGCGGCCGCCGGAAACGTCGGCCGCCCCCCGGTCGCCTGGGCGCTGCCCGGCATCCTCTTCTTCGCCCTCTTCGCGATCGTCCCGCTGGCGATCGCCGTGTACCTCTCCTTCTGCCACTGGGACGGGCTGAACTCCCCGACCTCCGCCGGCACGGCCAACTGGACCCGGCTCTTCAAGGACCCCGAGTTCCGCCAGGCCGCCTGGCTCAGCCTGCTCCTCACCACCATCAGCTGGCTCTTCCAGACCCCGGTGGCCCTGCTCCTCGGCGTCTGGGCGGCCGGCCGGCAGCGCAGCCGCGCCGTGCTCTCGGCGGTCTTCTTCATCCCGCTGCTGCTCTCCACCACCGCCATCGCGATGCTGTTCCACGCGCTGCTCGACCCCAACTTCGGCGTCATCAAGGAGATCGGGCCCTGGTTCGGCATCGACCCGAACATCATGGGCTCGTCCACCGGCGCCCTGCTCACCGTGGCGTTCGTCGGCGGCTGGCAGTTCATGCCCTTCCACACCCTGATCTACCAGGGCGGCACCCGGCAGATCCCGCAGGTCCTCTACCAGGCCGCCGAGATCGACGGCGCGGGCATGTTCCGGCAGTTCTTCCACATCACCCTGCCGCAGCTCCGCAACACCATCACGACCTCCTCGGTCCTGATGATCGTCGGCTCGCTGACCTATTTCGACACCGTGCTCATCATGACCAAGGGCGGTCCGGGCACGGACACCACCATCCTGCCGTACCTGATGTACCGCACCGGTTTCCAGACCTACGACCTCGGGTACGCCGCCGCCATCGCGACCGCCCTCGTCGTCGTGGCCACCGCCCTCTCGCTGATCCTCGTCCGCTTCAGCGGCTTCGGGAACATGCGCTCCACCCGGGAAGGTATGTGA
- a CDS encoding uracil-DNA glycosylase: MTARPLNEVVEPGWADALAPVAGRIAAMGDFLRAEVAAGRTYLPSGANVLRAFQQPFADVRVLIVGQDPYPTPGMAIGLSFAVSPDVRRLPGSLENIYRELNADLGLPRPSNGDLTPWTRQGVLLLNRALTTAPRSPGAHRGKGWEEVTEQAIRALAARGKPLVSVLWGRDARNLRPLLGDLPAIESAHPSPMSADRGFFGSRPFSRVNELLVAQGAQPVDWRLP; the protein is encoded by the coding sequence GTGACAGCGCGACCGTTGAACGAAGTAGTCGAGCCCGGCTGGGCCGACGCCCTGGCCCCGGTGGCGGGGCGTATCGCCGCGATGGGCGATTTCCTGCGTGCGGAGGTCGCGGCCGGCCGCACCTACCTCCCCTCCGGGGCGAACGTGCTGCGCGCGTTCCAGCAGCCCTTCGCGGACGTACGGGTCCTGATCGTCGGTCAGGACCCGTACCCCACACCGGGAATGGCGATCGGGCTGAGCTTCGCGGTCTCCCCGGACGTGCGCAGGCTGCCGGGCAGCCTGGAGAACATCTACCGGGAGCTCAACGCCGACCTCGGGCTGCCCCGGCCGTCGAACGGCGACCTGACCCCGTGGACCCGCCAGGGCGTGCTGCTGCTCAACAGGGCGCTGACCACCGCGCCCCGCTCGCCCGGCGCCCACCGCGGCAAGGGCTGGGAGGAGGTCACCGAACAGGCCATCCGCGCCCTGGCCGCCCGGGGCAAGCCGCTGGTGTCCGTGCTCTGGGGCCGCGACGCCCGCAACCTGCGGCCGCTGCTCGGCGACCTGCCCGCCATCGAGTCCGCCCACCCCTCCCCGATGTCCGCCGACCGCGGCTTCTTCGGGTCCAGGCCGTTCAGCCGGGTCAACGAACTGCTCGTCGCCCAGGGCGCCCAGCCCGTCGACTGGCGGCTTCCCTAA
- a CDS encoding endo-1,4-beta-xylanase, with protein sequence MRKPIKAVLIGTAAAALLAPCTINAFAHSEHGGPKDPRDTTLGALGQRSGVRIGTAVDMAALADDAPYRAKAASEFSSVTPENVMKWEVVEPSRGRYDWKEADKLVDFARANGQLVRGHTLLWHNQLPSWLTTGDFTADELRAILRKHITDEARHFKGRIWQWDVVNEAFNDDGTLRDSIWLRKLGPGYIADAFRWAHAADPKAKLFINDYNIEGVNAKSTALHDLVVKLRKQHVPIDGVGIQGHLSVQYNAPHDIAENMKRFDALGLETAITEADVRVPMPSDSTEQEAQAEGYDVLLRGCLLTRKCTDFTVWGFTDKYSWVPGTFEGEGAANLYDENYRAKPAYSALRDDLLLAAGRG encoded by the coding sequence ATGCGCAAGCCAATCAAGGCCGTGCTGATCGGCACCGCCGCCGCGGCCCTGCTCGCCCCCTGCACCATCAACGCCTTCGCCCACTCCGAGCACGGCGGGCCGAAGGACCCCCGGGACACCACGCTCGGCGCCCTCGGCCAGCGGTCCGGCGTGCGCATCGGCACCGCCGTCGACATGGCGGCCCTGGCGGACGACGCGCCCTACCGCGCCAAGGCCGCGAGCGAGTTCAGCTCGGTCACCCCCGAGAACGTCATGAAGTGGGAGGTCGTCGAGCCGAGCCGAGGCCGGTACGACTGGAAGGAGGCCGACAAGCTGGTCGACTTCGCCCGCGCCAACGGCCAGCTGGTGCGCGGCCACACCCTGCTCTGGCACAACCAGCTGCCCTCCTGGCTCACCACCGGCGACTTCACCGCCGACGAGCTGCGCGCCATCCTCCGCAAGCACATCACCGACGAGGCCCGCCACTTCAAGGGCCGCATCTGGCAGTGGGACGTCGTCAACGAGGCGTTCAACGACGACGGCACCCTGCGCGACTCGATCTGGCTCCGGAAGCTGGGCCCCGGCTACATCGCGGACGCCTTCCGCTGGGCCCACGCGGCCGATCCCAAGGCGAAGCTCTTCATCAACGACTACAACATCGAGGGCGTCAACGCGAAGAGCACCGCCCTCCACGACCTGGTCGTGAAGCTGCGCAAGCAGCACGTACCGATCGACGGCGTCGGCATCCAGGGCCACCTGTCCGTCCAGTACAACGCGCCCCACGACATCGCCGAGAACATGAAGCGGTTCGACGCGCTCGGCCTGGAGACCGCGATCACCGAGGCCGACGTCCGCGTACCGATGCCCTCCGACAGCACCGAGCAGGAGGCGCAGGCCGAGGGCTACGACGTACTGCTGCGCGGCTGCCTGCTCACCCGCAAGTGCACCGACTTCACCGTGTGGGGCTTCACCGACAAGTACTCCTGGGTGCCCGGCACCTTCGAGGGCGAGGGCGCGGCCAACCTCTACGACGAGAACTACAGGGCCAAGCCCGCCTACAGCGCCCTGCGCGACGACCTGCTGCTCGCCGCCGGCCGCGGCTGA